The Curtobacterium herbarum genome contains the following window.
GATCGGCGGAGTTCCCGGCCCGGTGCCAGCTCGTCCTGGCGGCGAACCCGTGCCCGTGCGGCAACGCCGGGTCCACCGGAGGTACCGCCTGCTCGTGCGTGCCGAGTGCGGTCCGGCGGTACCTCGGGCGGCTCTCCGGTCCGTTGCTCGACCGGATCGACATCCGGGTCGCGGTCCCGCGGGTGACGACCGGCATGCTCCGAGCCGACGAGGGCACGACGCCGACGACGGACGCCGCGCGACGGACCGTGCTGGCGGCGCGGAGTCGGATGGTGGAGCGCCTGCGCGGGACCGGGTGGACCCGGAACGCCGAGGTCACCGGGTCGTGGCTGCGGGAGGACGGCCGTGCTGCCGCCGGTGCGACGGACCTGCTCGACCGGGGCCTCGACCTCGGGACACTGACCATGCGGGGGTGGGACCGGGTGATGCGACTGGCCTGGACGATGGCCGACCTCGACGCGGACGACCGACCGGAACGGCGGCACGTCGAACGGGCGCTGGCGTTGCGGACCGCGCTGTGAGCGGCGGTGTGCCCGGTCGGTCGCAGCAGGACCGCGATGCCGTCCTCGCTCGGCTGCGGGACTCAGCGGTCGGACCGGCCGACGGCGACGAGCGTCAGGAGGTCCTGGCCCGGTTGGCGTGGTCGACCGTCGTCGAGCCGGGGGACGCCGACGCCGGGCAGCTCGTCGCACGTCTCGGAGCGGGCCGCTCGATCCGCGCCGTGCTCGCTGCCCTCGACGCCGGACCACTGGAGTTGGCGGAGATGCTGGTCGGTGCGGGTGCGGGTGCGGGTGCGGGTGCGGGCGCGGCTGTTCGGAATGCGACGGGGTCCGCGGTCACCGCCTGTGACGAGGACGAGATCCGGGAGCGTCTGGTCGAGTCGGCCGCGACGGCGCTCGTCCCGGCACTCGCCCGGTGGCGGCCACGGCTCCAGCGGCTCGACGTCGACGCGGTGCTGTCCGCAGCGTCCGCGGTCGGGTGCGCACTGGTCGTCCCGGGCGACCAGGACTGGCCCGCGGGCATCGACGACCTCGGGCCGCACGCCCCGCTCGTCCTCTGGCGACGGGGCGTCCCGAGTGCCGCCGGACGCCCGTCGGTCGCGGTGGTCGGGTCGCGCGCGAACACCGTCCTCGGTGCCGAGGCCGCGGCCGAGATCACCTCCGCCGCAGCAGATGCCGGCTGTGTCGTCGTCTCCGGGGGCGCGCACGGCATCGACGCCGTCGCACACCGCGTCGCGATGGCCGCGGGAGCACCGACCGTCGCCGTGCTCGCCGGCGGGATCGACCAGCTCTACCCGGCCGCCAACACCGCGATGCTGCGTGCGGTGTCCGAGCACGGCGCCCTGCTCGCCGAGTGCCCGCCGGGGACCCGACCCTCGCGCTGGCGGTTCCTCGCCCGCAACCGGTTGATCGCGGCCCTCGCCACGACGACCGTCATCGTCGAGGCCGGTGCTCGCTCGGGGGCGCTCAACACCGCGAACCACGCCGGGCAGCTGGGGCGGACGGTGTTCGCCGTGCCGGGGCCGTACTCGTCGCCGGCCTCGGTCGGGTGTCACCGGCTGATCGCGGACCGGCGGGCGGAGATCCTGGTGCAGCCCCGCGACCCGGCCGAGACGGCAGTGCGCCTGTGGTCGGGTGAGCGGATCGTCGCCGGGGCCGAGGTCCCGATCGCCGGCGCGCGGATCGACCCGGAGGTGCTCCGCGTCGTCGATGCCCTCGCGTCCAGACGACCGACACCGCTGGACGAGGTCGCCCGGCGGTCGGGGCTGTCCCTCGCCGACACCACGGACGCCCTGGCGCTGGCGGAACTGCAGGGGCTGGTGCAGAAGGGCCCCGGGGGATGGACGACCACGTGAGCCGTACCCTGGCCTCATGCGGGACACCGACGACGACCAGGAGCACGCGGGCGGGACGCTCGCGGCCGTCGTCCGGGTGTTCCTGGACCACTGTCGGCACGGCCGCGGTCTCAGCGAGCAGACCGTCCGGGCCTACCGGGCCGACCTCGACGACCTCGTAGCGTTCGCCGCCGGACGGGAGGCCCTCACGGCAGCCGACCTCACGCTCGAGGTGCTCCGCGACTGGCTCTGGGCCGCGACCGGACGCGGCCTCGCCCGGTCGACCATCGCCCGCCGCAGTGCGTCGGTCCGGGCCTTCACCCGGTGGGCGAGCGAGACCGGTGTGCTGACCGTTGACCCGGGTGTGCGCCTCCGGGCACCGAAGGGCGCCGCGCACCTGCCCCGTGTCGTGGCGCAGGACCAGGTGCGCGCGATGCTCGACGAGCTCGCGATCCGTGCCGTCGACGACGACCCGGCGGCGCTCCGCGACCGCGCCGTGGTCGAACTGCTCTACGCCGCGGGCATCCGGGTGAGTGAACTCGTCGGACTCGACCTCGGGGACGTGGACCGCAGCCGGCTGACCGTCCGTGTGCTCGGCAAGGGCGGCAAGGAGCGGGTGGTGCCGTTCGGTGTCCCGGCGAACGACGCCCTCGGAGCGTGGCTCGACCGCGGACGCCCCGCGCTCGTCGCAGCCGCAGCCGCAGCCGCAGCCGCAGCCGCAGCGGCATCGGCTGCAACGGCGGCCGGGGCTGCCGACGGCGCGGTCGCACCGCCACCCGCACCCGCACCCGCGGGCCGTGCCGGCACCGCCCTGTTCCTCGGTGACCGCGGCGCACGACTCGGGACCCGGAGCGCCTACCGCATCGTGGCCCGGCTGCTCGAAGCGCTGCCCGGCGAGGGACCGAGCGGCCCGCACACCTTCCGGCACACCGCGGCGACGCACCTGCTCGACGGGGGAGCGGACCTGCGGGCCGTGCAGGAGCTCCTCGGACACGCGAGCCTCGGCACGACGCAGATCTACACCCACGTCTCGTCAGCCCGACTCCGCGAGGTCTACCGCACCGCTCACCCCCGCGCCTGACCGTCCGGCAGCAGCACGGGCCACGCGGGCCTCGGCAGCAGCGGGAGGGGGTCCACGTACCGGTCGTCCACCCGAGCGCCCAGGTGCAGGCACGGCGCCGTCGCCGGACAGTGTCCGTTGCCGACCGTCCCGACGCCCTGGCCACGACGGACGACCGCGCCGGCCGACACGGACGGCACGACCGGATCGAGGGTGCTGACCAGCCCGCCACCGTGGTCGATCGTCACGACCGGGCGACCGCCGACCTGCCCGGCGAACGCGACCGTGCCGTCGGCCGGAGCCGTCACCGGTGTGCCGGGTGGCGCCGGGACGTCGAGACCACGGTGTCCCGGCCCGTAGTCCGTCGCGGGTGCCTCCCACGGTCGGACCACGACCCGGGTCGCTGTCGGCCAGGACCACCGAGCCGCCGACCGAGCCGCCGACTGGGCGGCGGTCTGTGGCGGCGGACTCGACGCGGCACCGGCCACCGAGGCCAGCAGGGGCACGGTGGCGAGCACGGTCAGGGTGACGAGCACGGTCAGGGCGACGATCGCGGGCAGAGCGACGCGCGCTCCCGGGCGGATGCGCACCAGCAGGGCGACGGGCGCCGCCGTCACCGGGGGACCCAGCGCGACCGCACCCGGCAGCACCGGACCCGCCCGGACCCGCCTCCGCCACGCCACGCCACGCCACGCCGTGCCACGCCGGACCGGACACCCGCCGCCGCCCGGCCGGCCCCAGACCGCCGCCCGGCCGGCCCCAGAAGGTCGGCGCCCGGCCGCCACCCAGCCGCCGACCGCCCGCAGACCGACGGCCCAGCCGCTGACCGACCGCTGACCGACGGCCCAGCCGCCGAACTCCCGGACCCTCGCACCCTGCCCACATCTGACCTCCCGGGACCCACGTTCCCGTGCCCGACGCGGCCCCGGGGCGGGGCGGAACCGACCTGTGGACGGTGCGTCGGGCCTCCCGTCCGGTGCAGGAGGGGACCGGATGGACCACACCTGATGTGCTGACCAGCCGCAGAAGGGGTACTGTCGGGGCCGCTCCGGACACCGCAACGCCGCTCGGACGGCGATCCAGCCGACCGCCGGGGCACCGTGCACCACCCGGCACGGCGGCGGGAATCCAGGAGCATCGTGTCGAACACGACCACCGGACACGGCGAAGACCGTGCGTTCAAGGGGAAGGTCACGCTGTTCGCCATCGCGGCGGCAGTCGGCGGCTTCCTCTTCGGCTTCGACTCGTCCGTCATCAACGGCGCCGTCGAGGCCATCAAGGGCGAGTTCGACCTGTCCGAGGGCGCCAGCGGTTTCGCGGTCGCCTCGGCCCTCATCGGGTGTGCGTTCGGCGCCTACTTCGCCGGCCGTCTCGCTGACCGCTGGGGCCGCACCCGCGTGATGTTCTGGGCAGCCGTGCTGTTCTTCGTCTCCTCGATCGGCTCCGGCTTCGCGTTCGCCACGTGGGACTTCGTCCTGTGGCGCCTCATCGGCGGTCTCGGCATCGGTACCGCGTCGGTCATCGCCCCCGCGTACATCTCCGAGGTGTCCCCGAAGGCGATCCGTGGGCGTCTGGCCTCGTTCCAGCAGCTCGCGATCACGCTCGGTATCTTCGCCGCCCTGCTCTCCGACCAGTTCTTCGCGGTCACGGCGGGCAGCGCCTCGGCCGAGATCGCCGATCTGCCGGCCTGGCGCTGGATGTTCCTGGTCGGCGTGATCCCGTCGATCGTCTACGGCATCCTCGCGATCACCCTGCCGGAGTCGCCGCGGTACCTGCTCACCAAGGGACGCACCGACGACGCACGAGACGTCATGACGAAGATCGTGCCGCGTGACACGGTCAACACGAGCCTGGAGGAGATCCAGGACGGCATCACCAAGGAAGCCAACGAGAAGAAGGGCTCGATCCGGGGCAACCGCTTCGGTCTGCAGCCCATCGTCTGGGTCGGCATCATCCTGGCCGTGCTGCAGCAGTTCGTCGGCATCAACGTGATCTTCTACTACTCGACCACCCTCTGGCAGGCCGTCGGGTTCAAGGAGAGCCAGTCCTTCCTCATCTCGACGATCACCTCGGTGGTCAACGTCGCGGTGACGTTCATCGCGATCTTCCTGGTGGACAAGGTCGGTCGCAAGCCGCTCCTGGTGTCGGGTTCCGCGGGCATGTTCGTCTCGCTCGCCATGGTCGCGATCGCGTTCTCGCAGGCGAACATCGTGAACGGCGAGCCGAGCCTGCCGGGTCCCTGGGGCGTCATCGCGCTCATCTTCGCGAACCTCTTCGTGGTCTCGTTCGGCGCCACCTGGGGTCCGCTCATGTGGGTCCTCCTCGGCGAGATGTTCCCGAACCGCATCCGTGCGACCGCTCTCGGCATCGGGTCGGCCGCCAACTGGGTCGCGAACTTCATCGTCACGATCACGTTCCCGGTCCTGTCGGGGTTCAACCTCACCGTCACGTACGGCATCTACGCGCTCTTCGCACTGATCTCGTTCTTCTTCGTCATCGCGAAGATCCCCGAGACCAAGGGCCGCTCGCTCGAGGAGATGGGCATCTCCGCCGAGGGGGAGACGAGCGCCGCCAAGGCCTAGTCACCACCGCCGTACCGGACGGGAGGCCCGGACCACGTCAGCCGAACGGCTCGCGTGGTCCGGGCCTCCCGTCTGTTAGCATTTCTCCAGCAGCGCGCCGAGCGCGCTGACTTCGCGTGTCCACGCAACACATGCGGCCATCGGTCCCGCTCTCACGAGCGGGCGGCTGTGTGTCAGGGCACCAGGGACCACGACCTCCGGTCGTGGTCGACACAACCGCACCAGGTGCACGGTCATGCCGTGCGCCGAGAACACAGAAGGAGGACGGCACATGGCCGTCGTCACCATCCGCCAGCTGCTCGACAGCGGCGTCCACTTCGGACACCAGACCCGCCGGTGGAACCCGAAGGTGAAGCGCTTCATCCTCGCCGAGCGCTCGGGCATCCACATCATCGACCTGCAGCAGTCGCTGGCGTTCATCGACCGCGCGTACGACTTCGTCAAGGAGACGGTCTCGCACGGTGGCACGATCCTCTTCGTGGGCACCAAGAAGCAGGCCCAGGGCTCCATCGCCGAGCAGGCGACCCGCGTCGGCCAGCCGTACGTCAACCAGCGTTGGCTCGGCGGTCTGCTCACGAACTTCCAGACGGTCTCCAAGCGCCTCGCGCGCATGAAGGAGCTCGAGGAGATCGACTTCGACGACACGACGAAGGGCTTCACCAAGAAGGAGCTCCTCATCAAGAAGCGCGAGCTGGACAAGCTCCACAAGACCCTCGGTGGTATCCGCAACCTCACGCGGACCCCGAGCGCGCTCTGGATCGTCGACACCAAGAAGGAGCACCTCGCCGTCGACGAGGCGCAGAAGCTCGGGATCCCGATCATCGGCATCCTCGACACCAACTGCGACCCCGACGAGATCACGTACCCGATCCCGGGCAACGACGACGCGATCCGCTCCGTGGGCCTGCTGACCCGCATCGTCGCGGACGCCGCGGCCGAGGGCCTGAAGACCCGCCACAACGGTGGCAACGACGACGAGCCGACCGAGCCCCTCGCCGAGTGGGAGCAGGAGCTCCTCGGTGGCGACAGCGCGACCCCGGCCGCCGACGCCGCCCCCGAGGGCAGCACGGTCCAGGAGAACAACGCCGACGCGCAGGTCGCGGACAAGGAGATCGGCGAGCCGATCCCCGACGCTGCGAAGAACGCCGAGCCGACCGCCGAGGCCGTCGCCGCCGCGGAGACCACCCCCGCCGAGTGAGCACCAGGGGCGCCGGACCGACACCGGTCCGGCGCCCCTGCCTCGCTCCCCACTCTCCACACACGCACAGTCCAGAAAGGACGCCTGTCAATGGCAAACTTCACCGCACAGGACGTGAAGAAGCTCCGCGAGGACCTCGGGGCCGGCATGATGGACGCGAAGAACGCGCTCGTCGAGGCCGACGGCGACTACGACAAGGCCGTCGAGCTGCTCCGCATCAAGGGTGCCAAGGCCGTCGCCAAGCGCGATGACCGCGCCACCTCCGAGGGCGTCGTCGTCGCGACCGCCGACAACGGTGCCGCCACCGTCGTCGAGCTGGCCAGCGAGACCGACTTCGTCGCGAAGAACGAGAAGTTCACGACCCTGGCCGACAAGGTGCTCGGTGCGGTCGCCGCTGCCGGTGCCACCGACGTCGCCGCCGCGAACGCCGCCCCGCTCGACGGCAAGACGGTGCTCGACATCGTCAACGAGAACGCTGCTGCGCTCGGCGAGAAGCTCGAGGTCCGCACGGTCCGCCGCGTCGAGGGCTCCTCCTTCGAGATCTACCTGCACAAGACGAGCCAGGACCTGCCGCCGCAGATCGCCGTCGTCGTCGCCTACGAGGGCGACAACGCGGCCGAGGCCCGTTCGATCGCGCAGCACGTCGCGTTCGCGAACCCGACGTACCTGACGCGCGACGAGGTCCCGGCCGACGAGATCGCCAAGGAGCGCGCCACCGTCGAGGCGATCACGCGCGAGGAGGGCAAGCCCGAGGCCGCCCTCCCGAAGATCGTCGAGGGTCGGGTGAACGCCTACGTCAAGCAGGTGTCGCTCCTCGACCAGGACTACGCGAAGGACAACAAGATCTCCGTCGCGAAGGCCGCTGAGAACGCCGGCATCACGATCCAGGGCTTCGCCCGCGTCAAGGTCGGCGCGTAACGAACCCGTGACGGGGCCAGGAACCAACCGGTTCCTGGCCCCGTTGTCGTGCGCCCCCGCGCACCGAGTACATTTCCACGAGACCACGACGAAGGGTGTCCCGACATGACCGACGAGAAGACCGGACGCCGACGAGTCCTGCTGAAGCTCTCGGGAGAGGCGTTCGGCGCCGGTTCCCTGGGCGTCAACCCGGACGTCATCGGCACCATCGCCAAGCAGATCGCCGCCGCCGCCCACGATGTCGAGGTCGCGATCGTCGTCGGTGGTGGCAACTTCTTCCGCGGCGCCGAGCTCTCGCAGCGCGGCATGGACCGGGGGCGCGCCGACTACATGGGCATGCTCGGCACCGTGATGAACGCGCTCGCGCTGCAGGACTTCCTGGAGCAGGCCGGTGCGGCCACCCGCGTGCAGTCCGCGATCAGCATGACCCAGGTCGCCGAGCCCTACATCCCGCGGCGCGCCGAGCGTCACCTCGAGAAGGGCCGCGTCGTCATCTTCGGCGCCGGCGCGGGGCTGCCGTACTTCTCGACCGACACCGTCGCGGCACAGCGTGCACTCGAGATCGGTGCCGACGAGGTGCTCGTCGCCAAGAACGGCGTCGACGGCGTGTACTCCGCCGACCCGAAGAAGGACCCGACGGCCGAGAAGCTGCACCACGTGACCTACCAGGACGCGCTGCTCAAGGGCCTCAAGGTGGTCGACGCCACCGCGTTCTCGCTCTGCATGGACAACGGCATGCCGATGCACGTCTTCGGCATGGAGGGCGAGGGCAACGTCCGCGCCGCGATCCAGGGCGAACGCATCGGCACCGTGGTCAGCAACTGACCGGCGCACCGTCGCCGACTGACTAGACTCGACCCGTACCGAAGGAGAACCACCGTGATCAGTGACGTCATGACCGATGCGACCGAGAAGATGGCGAAGGCCGTCGACGTGGCGAAGGACGACTTCGGCACCGTCCGCACCGGCCGCATCAACGCCGCGCTCTTCCAGAAGATCCCGGTCGAGTACTACGGTTCGCCGACCCCCCTGGCACAACTCGCGTCCCTGCAGACGCCGGAAGCCCGCACCCTCATCGTGACGCCGTACGACAAGACGGCGCTCAAGGAGATCGAGCGGGCCATCGCGACCTTCCCGAACCTCGGTGCCAGCCCGACCAACGACGGTGAGAT
Protein-coding sequences here:
- the tsf gene encoding translation elongation factor Ts is translated as MANFTAQDVKKLREDLGAGMMDAKNALVEADGDYDKAVELLRIKGAKAVAKRDDRATSEGVVVATADNGAATVVELASETDFVAKNEKFTTLADKVLGAVAAAGATDVAAANAAPLDGKTVLDIVNENAAALGEKLEVRTVRRVEGSSFEIYLHKTSQDLPPQIAVVVAYEGDNAAEARSIAQHVAFANPTYLTRDEVPADEIAKERATVEAITREEGKPEAALPKIVEGRVNAYVKQVSLLDQDYAKDNKISVAKAAENAGITIQGFARVKVGA
- a CDS encoding tyrosine recombinase XerC codes for the protein MRDTDDDQEHAGGTLAAVVRVFLDHCRHGRGLSEQTVRAYRADLDDLVAFAAGREALTAADLTLEVLRDWLWAATGRGLARSTIARRSASVRAFTRWASETGVLTVDPGVRLRAPKGAAHLPRVVAQDQVRAMLDELAIRAVDDDPAALRDRAVVELLYAAGIRVSELVGLDLGDVDRSRLTVRVLGKGGKERVVPFGVPANDALGAWLDRGRPALVAAAAAAAAAAAAASAATAAGAADGAVAPPPAPAPAGRAGTALFLGDRGARLGTRSAYRIVARLLEALPGEGPSGPHTFRHTAATHLLDGGADLRAVQELLGHASLGTTQIYTHVSSARLREVYRTAHPRA
- a CDS encoding murein hydrolase activator EnvC family protein — protein: MTAAPVALLVRIRPGARVALPAIVALTVLVTLTVLATVPLLASVAGAASSPPPQTAAQSAARSAARWSWPTATRVVVRPWEAPATDYGPGHRGLDVPAPPGTPVTAPADGTVAFAGQVGGRPVVTIDHGGGLVSTLDPVVPSVSAGAVVRRGQGVGTVGNGHCPATAPCLHLGARVDDRYVDPLPLLPRPAWPVLLPDGQARG
- the pyrH gene encoding UMP kinase, which encodes MTDEKTGRRRVLLKLSGEAFGAGSLGVNPDVIGTIAKQIAAAAHDVEVAIVVGGGNFFRGAELSQRGMDRGRADYMGMLGTVMNALALQDFLEQAGAATRVQSAISMTQVAEPYIPRRAERHLEKGRVVIFGAGAGLPYFSTDTVAAQRALEIGADEVLVAKNGVDGVYSADPKKDPTAEKLHHVTYQDALLKGLKVVDATAFSLCMDNGMPMHVFGMEGEGNVRAAIQGERIGTVVSN
- the frr gene encoding ribosome recycling factor, whose amino-acid sequence is MISDVMTDATEKMAKAVDVAKDDFGTVRTGRINAALFQKIPVEYYGSPTPLAQLASLQTPEARTLIVTPYDKTALKEIERAIATFPNLGASPTNDGEIVRVTIPELSAERRKEFVKIVKSKGEDHKVVLRNIRRKAKDDLDALKGGVSDDDIARSDKELDALTKKHVDQIDDALKKKEAELLEV
- the rpsB gene encoding 30S ribosomal protein S2 encodes the protein MAVVTIRQLLDSGVHFGHQTRRWNPKVKRFILAERSGIHIIDLQQSLAFIDRAYDFVKETVSHGGTILFVGTKKQAQGSIAEQATRVGQPYVNQRWLGGLLTNFQTVSKRLARMKELEEIDFDDTTKGFTKKELLIKKRELDKLHKTLGGIRNLTRTPSALWIVDTKKEHLAVDEAQKLGIPIIGILDTNCDPDEITYPIPGNDDAIRSVGLLTRIVADAAAEGLKTRHNGGNDDEPTEPLAEWEQELLGGDSATPAADAAPEGSTVQENNADAQVADKEIGEPIPDAAKNAEPTAEAVAAAETTPAE
- the dprA gene encoding DNA-processing protein DprA; amino-acid sequence: MSGGVPGRSQQDRDAVLARLRDSAVGPADGDERQEVLARLAWSTVVEPGDADAGQLVARLGAGRSIRAVLAALDAGPLELAEMLVGAGAGAGAGAGAAVRNATGSAVTACDEDEIRERLVESAATALVPALARWRPRLQRLDVDAVLSAASAVGCALVVPGDQDWPAGIDDLGPHAPLVLWRRGVPSAAGRPSVAVVGSRANTVLGAEAAAEITSAAADAGCVVVSGGAHGIDAVAHRVAMAAGAPTVAVLAGGIDQLYPAANTAMLRAVSEHGALLAECPPGTRPSRWRFLARNRLIAALATTTVIVEAGARSGALNTANHAGQLGRTVFAVPGPYSSPASVGCHRLIADRRAEILVQPRDPAETAVRLWSGERIVAGAEVPIAGARIDPEVLRVVDALASRRPTPLDEVARRSGLSLADTTDALALAELQGLVQKGPGGWTTT
- a CDS encoding sugar porter family MFS transporter → MSNTTTGHGEDRAFKGKVTLFAIAAAVGGFLFGFDSSVINGAVEAIKGEFDLSEGASGFAVASALIGCAFGAYFAGRLADRWGRTRVMFWAAVLFFVSSIGSGFAFATWDFVLWRLIGGLGIGTASVIAPAYISEVSPKAIRGRLASFQQLAITLGIFAALLSDQFFAVTAGSASAEIADLPAWRWMFLVGVIPSIVYGILAITLPESPRYLLTKGRTDDARDVMTKIVPRDTVNTSLEEIQDGITKEANEKKGSIRGNRFGLQPIVWVGIILAVLQQFVGINVIFYYSTTLWQAVGFKESQSFLISTITSVVNVAVTFIAIFLVDKVGRKPLLVSGSAGMFVSLAMVAIAFSQANIVNGEPSLPGPWGVIALIFANLFVVSFGATWGPLMWVLLGEMFPNRIRATALGIGSAANWVANFIVTITFPVLSGFNLTVTYGIYALFALISFFFVIAKIPETKGRSLEEMGISAEGETSAAKA